A genomic window from Punica granatum isolate Tunisia-2019 chromosome 2, ASM765513v2, whole genome shotgun sequence includes:
- the LOC116193771 gene encoding histone H2A.Z-specific chaperone CHZ1-like, giving the protein MEQLTQQMTALMENQNRENPNPNPEQEESSEESKGEIYSVEYDSYSEEDANIFIKEGPSDNAFFLAGGDWEPEFDEDDEGDDKDYDENWKFDEFEGNDMGVFASAKYDEDDKEVVLSGRPSTR; this is encoded by the coding sequence ATGGAGCAGTTAACACAGCAGATGACTGCACTTATGGAGAACCAGAATCGGGaaaaccctaaccctaatcCTGAGCAAGAGGAATCTAGCGAGGAGTCAAAGGGAGAAATTTATTCTGTCGAGTATGATTCATATTCTGAAGAGGAcgcaaatatatttatcaaagaGGGTCCGTCTGACAACGCATTTTTTTTAGCGGGAGGCGATTGGGAGCCCGAGTTCGACGAGGATGATGAGGGAGATGACAAGGATTATGACGAGAACtggaaattcgatgaatttgaGGGGAATGATATGGGTGTCTTTGCTTCTGCAAAGTATGATGAGGACGACAAGGAGGTTGTGCTGTCTGGGAGGCCATCGACAAGATGA
- the LOC116195825 gene encoding transcriptional corepressor LEUNIG_HOMOLOG-like isoform X2, whose amino-acid sequence MAQNQSNWEADKMLDVYIYDYLLKKKLHNTAKSFMTEGNVSTDPVAIDAPGGFLFEWWSVFWDIFIARTNEKHSPTASAYIENGKSREQQQQQQQQQQQQQQQQQQQLQMQQLQLIRQAQLQRRDSTQPSIGGPANVGNSEAMLGQPTATALAAKMYEERMKLSNPMDSPVSQPLLDARMTLLKPASSQHGQLVQGNSGSVSAALQQMQDIKGEINMGAAQRSLAVNSSSLYGQGMMQPRPGVGNAGLSPGAGDLPLKGWPLTGIDQIRPSLGAQVQKPIMNSANQFHSLPQQQHQLLAQVQSQGNLNNSSIFGEMDPRAFRGMPRGSLNAKDGQMIPNDGSAGSPIQSTSSKMNMPPVQQSSSQQQQDQMQPQQVQQQRKRKGLSSSGPANSTGTGNTIGPSPNSQPSTPSTHTPGDGISMASNAQQATSMSKGLMIYGANGLGGLTSSTNQLDDIDHFGDVGSLEDNVESFLSQDDVDGRDVFGKLKSNQSEHAADPMKSFSFSEVSSIRESNSKVLCCHFSTDGKYLASGGHDKKVILWNMETFQTESTPEEHTHIITDVRFRPNSTQLATSSFDTTVRVWDAARPNFSLQTYSGHSSPVMSLDFHPKKTDLFCSCDNNNEIRFWNINQYSCNRVSKGGSTKVRFQPRIGQLLAAAANNMVAIFDVETDQQAFLLKGHPSEVHSICWDANGDRLASMSHESVRVWSMANGECIQEFNASGNNFHSCIFHSSYSHLLVIGGYQTMEIWNLAENRSVTTPAHECVISALAQSPVTRMIASTSHDKSVKIWK is encoded by the exons ATGGCGCAGAACCAGAGCAATTGGGAAGCAGATAAGAT GCTTgatgtctatatatatgattaccTCTTGAAGAAGAAATTGCACAACACTGCAAAGTCCTTTATGACTGAAGGGAACGTCTCTACTGACCCAGTAG CAATTGATGCTCCAGGAGGATTTCTGTTCGAGTGGTGGTCTGTCTTTTGGGACATTTTTATTGCAAGGACAAATGAAAAACATTCCCCAACTGCCTCAGCATATATAGAG AATGGTAAATCAAGAGaacagcagcaacagcagcaacagcagcaacagcagcaacagcaacaACAGCAACAACAGCTGCAGATGCAACAGTTGCAGTTGATCCGTCAAGCTCAACTGCAGAGAAGGGATTCCACTCAGCCTTCAATTGGAGGTCCTGCAAATGTTGGTAATTCAGAAGCAATGCTAGGGCAACCAACTGCCACTGCATTGGCTGCAAAAATGTATGAGGAGCGTATGAAACTGTCTAACCCAATGGATTCTCCCGTTTCTCAACCTCTTTTAGATGCTAGAATGACCCTTCTAAAACCAGCATCAAGTCAACATGG TCAGCTGGTCCAAGGAAATTCTGGGAGTGTCTCAGCTGCGTTACAGCAAATGCAG GATATCAAAGGAGAAATTAACATGGGAGCAGCTCAGAGATCTTTGGCTGTGAACTCTTCTTCACTTTATGGGCAGGGAATGATGCAACCACGACCTGGAGTTGGAAATGCAG GATTGAGCCCTGGAGCTGGTGATTTACCATTGAAAGGGTGGCCACTGACA GGAATTGACCAAATTCGGCCAAGTTTAGGAGCACAAGTTCAAAAGCCCATCATGAATTCAGCAAACCAGTTCCACTCCTTGCCCCAGCAGCAGCACCAGCTTCTTGCACAAGTTCAGTCACAGGGCAATCTTAACAATTCCTCAATCTTTGGGGAAATGGACCCTCGAGCTTTTAGGGGAATGCCTAGGGGTTCTTTGAATGCAAAAGATGGTCAAATGATTCCAAATGACGGATCTGCTGGTTCCCCTATTCAATCAACTTCCTCAAAG ATGAACATGCCACCTGTGCAACAGTCTTCCTCTCAACAGCAGCAGGATCAGATGCAACCACAGCAAGTCCAGCAACAG aggaaaagaaaagggctgTCATCTTCTGGACCAGCTAACAGCACTGGTACTGGAAACACGATCGGGCCTTCCCCTAACTCACAGCCCTCAACTCCTTCAACTCACACACCTGGGGATGGAATTTCAATGGCAAGCAATGCCCAGCAAGCTACTAGCATGTCGAAAGGTCTTATGATCTATGGAGCAAATGGACTTGGAGGTCTTACGTCATCCACAAATCAGCTG GATGACATAGATCATTTTGGAGATGTTGGTTCTCTAGAAGACAACGTGGAGTCTTTCCTCTCTCAAGATGATGTGGATGGAAGAGATGTCTTTGGAAAGTTAAAGTCAAACCAATCTGAACATGCAGCGGACCCCATGAAGA GTTTTTCATTCAGCGAAGTCAGTTCCATACGCGAGAGTAATAGTAAAGTTCTCTGCTGTCACTTTTCGACAGATGGGAAGTATCTTGCCAGTGGTGGTCATGACAAGAAG GTCATACTCTGGAACATGGAAACCTTTCAAACTGAAAGCACTCCTGAAGAGCACACGCATATAATTACTGATGTTAGGTTCAGACCAAATTCAACCCAGCTTGCAACATCCTCATTTGATACGACTGTCCGCGTCTGGGATGCTGCACGG CCCAACTTTTCTCTGCAAACATACAGTGGGCACAGTTCACCAGTGATGTCCCTTGATTTCCATCCGAAGAAGACTGACCTATTCTGCTCCTGTGACAACAACAATGAGATTCGCTTCTGGAACATTAACCAGTACTCATGCAACCGTGTTTCAAAG GGCGGTTCGACAAAAGTGAGATTTCAGCCAAGAATTGGGCAGCTACTGGCTGCTGCAGCTAATAACATGGTGGCCATCTTTGATGTTGAGACTGACCAGCAGGCTTTCCTTCTAAAG GGCCATCCCTCCGAAGTACATTCCATATGTTGGGATGCCAATGGAGATAGGTTAGCCTCTATGAGTCACGAATCTGTTAGGGTGTGGTCGATGGCAAATGGAGAATGCATTCAGGAGTTCAATGCAAGCGGAAACAATTTCCACTCGTGCATTTTCCACTCGAGTTATTCCCATCTGTTGGTTATTGGGGGTTATCAG ACAATGGAGATCTGGAACTTGGCTGAGAACCGCAGTGTGACGACTCCAGCTCACGAATGCGTGATCTCAGCTTTGGCACAATCCCCAGTTACGAGAATGATTGCCTCCACTAGCCATGACAAATCTGTCAAGATCTGGAAGTAA
- the LOC116195825 gene encoding transcriptional corepressor LEUNIG_HOMOLOG-like isoform X4 — MQQLQLIRQAQLQRRDSTQPSIGGPANVGNSEAMLGQPTATALAAKMYEERMKLSNPMDSPVSQPLLDARMTLLKPASSQHGQLVQGNSGSVSAALQQMQDIKGEINMGAAQRSLAVNSSSLYGQGMMQPRPGVGNAGLSPGAGDLPLKGWPLTGIDQIRPSLGAQVQKPIMNSANQFHSLPQQQHQLLAQVQSQGNLNNSSIFGEMDPRAFRGMPRGSLNAKDGQMIPNDGSAGSPIQSTSSKMNMPPVQQSSSQQQQDQMQPQQVQQQRKRKGLSSSGPANSTGTGNTIGPSPNSQPSTPSTHTPGDGISMASNAQQATSMSKGLMIYGANGLGGLTSSTNQLDDIDHFGDVGSLEDNVESFLSQDDVDGRDVFGKLKSNQSEHAADPMKSFSFSEVSSIRESNSKVLCCHFSTDGKYLASGGHDKKVILWNMETFQTESTPEEHTHIITDVRFRPNSTQLATSSFDTTVRVWDAARPNFSLQTYSGHSSPVMSLDFHPKKTDLFCSCDNNNEIRFWNINQYSCNRVSKGGSTKVRFQPRIGQLLAAAANNMVAIFDVETDQQAFLLKGHPSEVHSICWDANGDRLASMSHESVRVWSMANGECIQEFNASGNNFHSCIFHSSYSHLLVIGGYQTMEIWNLAENRSVTTPAHECVISALAQSPVTRMIASTSHDKSVKIWK; from the exons ATGCAACAGTTGCAGTTGATCCGTCAAGCTCAACTGCAGAGAAGGGATTCCACTCAGCCTTCAATTGGAGGTCCTGCAAATGTTGGTAATTCAGAAGCAATGCTAGGGCAACCAACTGCCACTGCATTGGCTGCAAAAATGTATGAGGAGCGTATGAAACTGTCTAACCCAATGGATTCTCCCGTTTCTCAACCTCTTTTAGATGCTAGAATGACCCTTCTAAAACCAGCATCAAGTCAACATGG TCAGCTGGTCCAAGGAAATTCTGGGAGTGTCTCAGCTGCGTTACAGCAAATGCAG GATATCAAAGGAGAAATTAACATGGGAGCAGCTCAGAGATCTTTGGCTGTGAACTCTTCTTCACTTTATGGGCAGGGAATGATGCAACCACGACCTGGAGTTGGAAATGCAG GATTGAGCCCTGGAGCTGGTGATTTACCATTGAAAGGGTGGCCACTGACA GGAATTGACCAAATTCGGCCAAGTTTAGGAGCACAAGTTCAAAAGCCCATCATGAATTCAGCAAACCAGTTCCACTCCTTGCCCCAGCAGCAGCACCAGCTTCTTGCACAAGTTCAGTCACAGGGCAATCTTAACAATTCCTCAATCTTTGGGGAAATGGACCCTCGAGCTTTTAGGGGAATGCCTAGGGGTTCTTTGAATGCAAAAGATGGTCAAATGATTCCAAATGACGGATCTGCTGGTTCCCCTATTCAATCAACTTCCTCAAAG ATGAACATGCCACCTGTGCAACAGTCTTCCTCTCAACAGCAGCAGGATCAGATGCAACCACAGCAAGTCCAGCAACAG aggaaaagaaaagggctgTCATCTTCTGGACCAGCTAACAGCACTGGTACTGGAAACACGATCGGGCCTTCCCCTAACTCACAGCCCTCAACTCCTTCAACTCACACACCTGGGGATGGAATTTCAATGGCAAGCAATGCCCAGCAAGCTACTAGCATGTCGAAAGGTCTTATGATCTATGGAGCAAATGGACTTGGAGGTCTTACGTCATCCACAAATCAGCTG GATGACATAGATCATTTTGGAGATGTTGGTTCTCTAGAAGACAACGTGGAGTCTTTCCTCTCTCAAGATGATGTGGATGGAAGAGATGTCTTTGGAAAGTTAAAGTCAAACCAATCTGAACATGCAGCGGACCCCATGAAGA GTTTTTCATTCAGCGAAGTCAGTTCCATACGCGAGAGTAATAGTAAAGTTCTCTGCTGTCACTTTTCGACAGATGGGAAGTATCTTGCCAGTGGTGGTCATGACAAGAAG GTCATACTCTGGAACATGGAAACCTTTCAAACTGAAAGCACTCCTGAAGAGCACACGCATATAATTACTGATGTTAGGTTCAGACCAAATTCAACCCAGCTTGCAACATCCTCATTTGATACGACTGTCCGCGTCTGGGATGCTGCACGG CCCAACTTTTCTCTGCAAACATACAGTGGGCACAGTTCACCAGTGATGTCCCTTGATTTCCATCCGAAGAAGACTGACCTATTCTGCTCCTGTGACAACAACAATGAGATTCGCTTCTGGAACATTAACCAGTACTCATGCAACCGTGTTTCAAAG GGCGGTTCGACAAAAGTGAGATTTCAGCCAAGAATTGGGCAGCTACTGGCTGCTGCAGCTAATAACATGGTGGCCATCTTTGATGTTGAGACTGACCAGCAGGCTTTCCTTCTAAAG GGCCATCCCTCCGAAGTACATTCCATATGTTGGGATGCCAATGGAGATAGGTTAGCCTCTATGAGTCACGAATCTGTTAGGGTGTGGTCGATGGCAAATGGAGAATGCATTCAGGAGTTCAATGCAAGCGGAAACAATTTCCACTCGTGCATTTTCCACTCGAGTTATTCCCATCTGTTGGTTATTGGGGGTTATCAG ACAATGGAGATCTGGAACTTGGCTGAGAACCGCAGTGTGACGACTCCAGCTCACGAATGCGTGATCTCAGCTTTGGCACAATCCCCAGTTACGAGAATGATTGCCTCCACTAGCCATGACAAATCTGTCAAGATCTGGAAGTAA
- the LOC116195825 gene encoding transcriptional corepressor LEUNIG_HOMOLOG-like isoform X1, translating to MAQNQSNWEADKMLDVYIYDYLLKKKLHNTAKSFMTEGNVSTDPVAIDAPGGFLFEWWSVFWDIFIARTNEKHSPTASAYIETQNGKSREQQQQQQQQQQQQQQQQQQQLQMQQLQLIRQAQLQRRDSTQPSIGGPANVGNSEAMLGQPTATALAAKMYEERMKLSNPMDSPVSQPLLDARMTLLKPASSQHGQLVQGNSGSVSAALQQMQDIKGEINMGAAQRSLAVNSSSLYGQGMMQPRPGVGNAGLSPGAGDLPLKGWPLTGIDQIRPSLGAQVQKPIMNSANQFHSLPQQQHQLLAQVQSQGNLNNSSIFGEMDPRAFRGMPRGSLNAKDGQMIPNDGSAGSPIQSTSSKMNMPPVQQSSSQQQQDQMQPQQVQQQRKRKGLSSSGPANSTGTGNTIGPSPNSQPSTPSTHTPGDGISMASNAQQATSMSKGLMIYGANGLGGLTSSTNQLDDIDHFGDVGSLEDNVESFLSQDDVDGRDVFGKLKSNQSEHAADPMKSFSFSEVSSIRESNSKVLCCHFSTDGKYLASGGHDKKVILWNMETFQTESTPEEHTHIITDVRFRPNSTQLATSSFDTTVRVWDAARPNFSLQTYSGHSSPVMSLDFHPKKTDLFCSCDNNNEIRFWNINQYSCNRVSKGGSTKVRFQPRIGQLLAAAANNMVAIFDVETDQQAFLLKGHPSEVHSICWDANGDRLASMSHESVRVWSMANGECIQEFNASGNNFHSCIFHSSYSHLLVIGGYQTMEIWNLAENRSVTTPAHECVISALAQSPVTRMIASTSHDKSVKIWK from the exons ATGGCGCAGAACCAGAGCAATTGGGAAGCAGATAAGAT GCTTgatgtctatatatatgattaccTCTTGAAGAAGAAATTGCACAACACTGCAAAGTCCTTTATGACTGAAGGGAACGTCTCTACTGACCCAGTAG CAATTGATGCTCCAGGAGGATTTCTGTTCGAGTGGTGGTCTGTCTTTTGGGACATTTTTATTGCAAGGACAAATGAAAAACATTCCCCAACTGCCTCAGCATATATAGAG ACACAGAATGGTAAATCAAGAGaacagcagcaacagcagcaacagcagcaacagcagcaacagcaacaACAGCAACAACAGCTGCAGATGCAACAGTTGCAGTTGATCCGTCAAGCTCAACTGCAGAGAAGGGATTCCACTCAGCCTTCAATTGGAGGTCCTGCAAATGTTGGTAATTCAGAAGCAATGCTAGGGCAACCAACTGCCACTGCATTGGCTGCAAAAATGTATGAGGAGCGTATGAAACTGTCTAACCCAATGGATTCTCCCGTTTCTCAACCTCTTTTAGATGCTAGAATGACCCTTCTAAAACCAGCATCAAGTCAACATGG TCAGCTGGTCCAAGGAAATTCTGGGAGTGTCTCAGCTGCGTTACAGCAAATGCAG GATATCAAAGGAGAAATTAACATGGGAGCAGCTCAGAGATCTTTGGCTGTGAACTCTTCTTCACTTTATGGGCAGGGAATGATGCAACCACGACCTGGAGTTGGAAATGCAG GATTGAGCCCTGGAGCTGGTGATTTACCATTGAAAGGGTGGCCACTGACA GGAATTGACCAAATTCGGCCAAGTTTAGGAGCACAAGTTCAAAAGCCCATCATGAATTCAGCAAACCAGTTCCACTCCTTGCCCCAGCAGCAGCACCAGCTTCTTGCACAAGTTCAGTCACAGGGCAATCTTAACAATTCCTCAATCTTTGGGGAAATGGACCCTCGAGCTTTTAGGGGAATGCCTAGGGGTTCTTTGAATGCAAAAGATGGTCAAATGATTCCAAATGACGGATCTGCTGGTTCCCCTATTCAATCAACTTCCTCAAAG ATGAACATGCCACCTGTGCAACAGTCTTCCTCTCAACAGCAGCAGGATCAGATGCAACCACAGCAAGTCCAGCAACAG aggaaaagaaaagggctgTCATCTTCTGGACCAGCTAACAGCACTGGTACTGGAAACACGATCGGGCCTTCCCCTAACTCACAGCCCTCAACTCCTTCAACTCACACACCTGGGGATGGAATTTCAATGGCAAGCAATGCCCAGCAAGCTACTAGCATGTCGAAAGGTCTTATGATCTATGGAGCAAATGGACTTGGAGGTCTTACGTCATCCACAAATCAGCTG GATGACATAGATCATTTTGGAGATGTTGGTTCTCTAGAAGACAACGTGGAGTCTTTCCTCTCTCAAGATGATGTGGATGGAAGAGATGTCTTTGGAAAGTTAAAGTCAAACCAATCTGAACATGCAGCGGACCCCATGAAGA GTTTTTCATTCAGCGAAGTCAGTTCCATACGCGAGAGTAATAGTAAAGTTCTCTGCTGTCACTTTTCGACAGATGGGAAGTATCTTGCCAGTGGTGGTCATGACAAGAAG GTCATACTCTGGAACATGGAAACCTTTCAAACTGAAAGCACTCCTGAAGAGCACACGCATATAATTACTGATGTTAGGTTCAGACCAAATTCAACCCAGCTTGCAACATCCTCATTTGATACGACTGTCCGCGTCTGGGATGCTGCACGG CCCAACTTTTCTCTGCAAACATACAGTGGGCACAGTTCACCAGTGATGTCCCTTGATTTCCATCCGAAGAAGACTGACCTATTCTGCTCCTGTGACAACAACAATGAGATTCGCTTCTGGAACATTAACCAGTACTCATGCAACCGTGTTTCAAAG GGCGGTTCGACAAAAGTGAGATTTCAGCCAAGAATTGGGCAGCTACTGGCTGCTGCAGCTAATAACATGGTGGCCATCTTTGATGTTGAGACTGACCAGCAGGCTTTCCTTCTAAAG GGCCATCCCTCCGAAGTACATTCCATATGTTGGGATGCCAATGGAGATAGGTTAGCCTCTATGAGTCACGAATCTGTTAGGGTGTGGTCGATGGCAAATGGAGAATGCATTCAGGAGTTCAATGCAAGCGGAAACAATTTCCACTCGTGCATTTTCCACTCGAGTTATTCCCATCTGTTGGTTATTGGGGGTTATCAG ACAATGGAGATCTGGAACTTGGCTGAGAACCGCAGTGTGACGACTCCAGCTCACGAATGCGTGATCTCAGCTTTGGCACAATCCCCAGTTACGAGAATGATTGCCTCCACTAGCCATGACAAATCTGTCAAGATCTGGAAGTAA
- the LOC116195825 gene encoding transcriptional corepressor LEUNIG_HOMOLOG-like isoform X3, with product MAQNQSNWEADKMLDVYIYDYLLKKKLHNTAKSFMTEGNVSTDPVAIDAPGGFLFEWWSVFWDIFIARTNEKHSPTASAYIETQNGKSREQQQQQQQQQQQQQQQQQQQLQMQQLQLIRQAQLQRRDSTQPSIGGPANVGNSEAMLGQPTATALAAKIQLVQGNSGSVSAALQQMQDIKGEINMGAAQRSLAVNSSSLYGQGMMQPRPGVGNAGLSPGAGDLPLKGWPLTGIDQIRPSLGAQVQKPIMNSANQFHSLPQQQHQLLAQVQSQGNLNNSSIFGEMDPRAFRGMPRGSLNAKDGQMIPNDGSAGSPIQSTSSKMNMPPVQQSSSQQQQDQMQPQQVQQQRKRKGLSSSGPANSTGTGNTIGPSPNSQPSTPSTHTPGDGISMASNAQQATSMSKGLMIYGANGLGGLTSSTNQLDDIDHFGDVGSLEDNVESFLSQDDVDGRDVFGKLKSNQSEHAADPMKSFSFSEVSSIRESNSKVLCCHFSTDGKYLASGGHDKKVILWNMETFQTESTPEEHTHIITDVRFRPNSTQLATSSFDTTVRVWDAARPNFSLQTYSGHSSPVMSLDFHPKKTDLFCSCDNNNEIRFWNINQYSCNRVSKGGSTKVRFQPRIGQLLAAAANNMVAIFDVETDQQAFLLKGHPSEVHSICWDANGDRLASMSHESVRVWSMANGECIQEFNASGNNFHSCIFHSSYSHLLVIGGYQTMEIWNLAENRSVTTPAHECVISALAQSPVTRMIASTSHDKSVKIWK from the exons ATGGCGCAGAACCAGAGCAATTGGGAAGCAGATAAGAT GCTTgatgtctatatatatgattaccTCTTGAAGAAGAAATTGCACAACACTGCAAAGTCCTTTATGACTGAAGGGAACGTCTCTACTGACCCAGTAG CAATTGATGCTCCAGGAGGATTTCTGTTCGAGTGGTGGTCTGTCTTTTGGGACATTTTTATTGCAAGGACAAATGAAAAACATTCCCCAACTGCCTCAGCATATATAGAG ACACAGAATGGTAAATCAAGAGaacagcagcaacagcagcaacagcagcaacagcagcaacagcaacaACAGCAACAACAGCTGCAGATGCAACAGTTGCAGTTGATCCGTCAAGCTCAACTGCAGAGAAGGGATTCCACTCAGCCTTCAATTGGAGGTCCTGCAAATGTTGGTAATTCAGAAGCAATGCTAGGGCAACCAACTGCCACTGCATTGGCTGCAAAAAT TCAGCTGGTCCAAGGAAATTCTGGGAGTGTCTCAGCTGCGTTACAGCAAATGCAG GATATCAAAGGAGAAATTAACATGGGAGCAGCTCAGAGATCTTTGGCTGTGAACTCTTCTTCACTTTATGGGCAGGGAATGATGCAACCACGACCTGGAGTTGGAAATGCAG GATTGAGCCCTGGAGCTGGTGATTTACCATTGAAAGGGTGGCCACTGACA GGAATTGACCAAATTCGGCCAAGTTTAGGAGCACAAGTTCAAAAGCCCATCATGAATTCAGCAAACCAGTTCCACTCCTTGCCCCAGCAGCAGCACCAGCTTCTTGCACAAGTTCAGTCACAGGGCAATCTTAACAATTCCTCAATCTTTGGGGAAATGGACCCTCGAGCTTTTAGGGGAATGCCTAGGGGTTCTTTGAATGCAAAAGATGGTCAAATGATTCCAAATGACGGATCTGCTGGTTCCCCTATTCAATCAACTTCCTCAAAG ATGAACATGCCACCTGTGCAACAGTCTTCCTCTCAACAGCAGCAGGATCAGATGCAACCACAGCAAGTCCAGCAACAG aggaaaagaaaagggctgTCATCTTCTGGACCAGCTAACAGCACTGGTACTGGAAACACGATCGGGCCTTCCCCTAACTCACAGCCCTCAACTCCTTCAACTCACACACCTGGGGATGGAATTTCAATGGCAAGCAATGCCCAGCAAGCTACTAGCATGTCGAAAGGTCTTATGATCTATGGAGCAAATGGACTTGGAGGTCTTACGTCATCCACAAATCAGCTG GATGACATAGATCATTTTGGAGATGTTGGTTCTCTAGAAGACAACGTGGAGTCTTTCCTCTCTCAAGATGATGTGGATGGAAGAGATGTCTTTGGAAAGTTAAAGTCAAACCAATCTGAACATGCAGCGGACCCCATGAAGA GTTTTTCATTCAGCGAAGTCAGTTCCATACGCGAGAGTAATAGTAAAGTTCTCTGCTGTCACTTTTCGACAGATGGGAAGTATCTTGCCAGTGGTGGTCATGACAAGAAG GTCATACTCTGGAACATGGAAACCTTTCAAACTGAAAGCACTCCTGAAGAGCACACGCATATAATTACTGATGTTAGGTTCAGACCAAATTCAACCCAGCTTGCAACATCCTCATTTGATACGACTGTCCGCGTCTGGGATGCTGCACGG CCCAACTTTTCTCTGCAAACATACAGTGGGCACAGTTCACCAGTGATGTCCCTTGATTTCCATCCGAAGAAGACTGACCTATTCTGCTCCTGTGACAACAACAATGAGATTCGCTTCTGGAACATTAACCAGTACTCATGCAACCGTGTTTCAAAG GGCGGTTCGACAAAAGTGAGATTTCAGCCAAGAATTGGGCAGCTACTGGCTGCTGCAGCTAATAACATGGTGGCCATCTTTGATGTTGAGACTGACCAGCAGGCTTTCCTTCTAAAG GGCCATCCCTCCGAAGTACATTCCATATGTTGGGATGCCAATGGAGATAGGTTAGCCTCTATGAGTCACGAATCTGTTAGGGTGTGGTCGATGGCAAATGGAGAATGCATTCAGGAGTTCAATGCAAGCGGAAACAATTTCCACTCGTGCATTTTCCACTCGAGTTATTCCCATCTGTTGGTTATTGGGGGTTATCAG ACAATGGAGATCTGGAACTTGGCTGAGAACCGCAGTGTGACGACTCCAGCTCACGAATGCGTGATCTCAGCTTTGGCACAATCCCCAGTTACGAGAATGATTGCCTCCACTAGCCATGACAAATCTGTCAAGATCTGGAAGTAA